A genomic stretch from Sulfoacidibacillus ferrooxidans includes:
- a CDS encoding ABC transporter ATP-binding protein, with translation MILDVQSLRKHYVGKDKKPFIAVDDVSLQLVAGEVLAFLGPNGAGKTTSIKMIAGLIQPDDGEAFICGHSIKKHSRKAISHVGAVLEGSRNLYWRLTPLENLIYWAGLKGYPHRIAKERAMDLLSNFGLQDKAHDTLQKLSRGMQQQVAICAALMHSPSLLLLDEPTLGLDLQAADRIQELIIRLAKEEHVGILLTTHQMEVAQTLADRVCIVRKGRVVLEGHTHDVLEQFSENKYIFELGEPLTHSQRQIISERGADFVDEKTFYISITTQKELYDILRTTEPCSLLRMERDLADLASVFRHYVE, from the coding sequence ATGATACTTGATGTACAATCGCTGCGCAAGCACTATGTAGGAAAAGATAAAAAACCATTTATAGCAGTGGATGACGTGAGCTTGCAACTAGTAGCAGGAGAAGTACTTGCTTTTTTAGGTCCAAATGGAGCAGGCAAAACGACAAGCATTAAAATGATTGCTGGTCTTATCCAACCAGACGATGGAGAAGCATTCATCTGTGGGCACAGCATAAAAAAACACAGTCGTAAAGCAATATCACATGTAGGTGCTGTGTTAGAAGGCTCAAGGAACTTATATTGGCGTTTAACTCCATTGGAAAATTTAATATATTGGGCTGGCCTCAAAGGGTATCCACATCGCATAGCAAAAGAGCGCGCCATGGACTTATTATCAAATTTTGGTCTGCAGGATAAAGCTCATGATACTCTACAAAAGCTTAGTCGAGGTATGCAACAACAAGTAGCGATCTGTGCAGCACTCATGCATTCGCCTTCCCTCTTATTACTTGATGAACCGACACTTGGACTGGATCTTCAAGCTGCTGATCGCATTCAAGAACTCATCATACGATTAGCAAAAGAAGAACATGTCGGCATTCTATTAACCACTCATCAGATGGAAGTTGCACAAACATTGGCTGATCGTGTATGTATTGTTAGAAAAGGAAGAGTTGTATTAGAGGGACATACACATGACGTACTTGAGCAATTTAGTGAAAATAAATATATTTTTGAACTAGGTGAACCATTAACTCACTCACAGCGCCAAATTATTAGCGAACGTGGTGCAGATTTTGTAGATGAAAAAACATTTTACATATCGATTACCACTCAAAAAGAACTATATGATATATTGCGAACCACAGAACCATGTTCATTACTTAGAATGGAACGAGATCTAGCAGATTTAGCATCTGTTTTTCGCCACTATGTAGAATAA
- a CDS encoding S53 family peptidase, with amino-acid sequence MKWKIRMTMLAAGFLCATALPAYAASTGAQGNVTTMTALPGSTEPFLTHATLIGVHDPNSTMSITVALHLQNQSQLQSLLHDQYTKGSSEYHQWLKPGEFTSKFGPSVAQYQTVMNYLQSSGLHIQKTYANRMLIDVTGNTKNIEQTFGVQIGNYKVGSKNFYAPQSSVKLPTQVSSLISAVIGLSNYHQMHTHLIMKQTATAHQLTATSGYTPSQIETAYNYNPLYNEGINGSGVTIGILTADTYNSSDIATFDQAYGLPTPSVTDVNVGGTPSQINPETTLDLEWSSATAPGANVIMYEGANSSLGTFTDVYNAAASADAAQVLSTSWGTAESNMSQSELTADDNIFSQMASQGQSVFVASGDNGATDGTSNLAVDYPSSDPYVTACGGTKLILNSNDTIQSETGWSGSGGGQSSVWSEPSWQTGENVPQDGQRQTPDIALNADPNTGYSFYYNGAWNVAGGTSFVAPQMTATFALIDQDLAYQGYSSIGEADPNIYQDAAYNYNTDFNQITSGNNGYYSCGPGYNNVTGWGSINATNFVNDLG; translated from the coding sequence GTGAAGTGGAAAATCAGAATGACCATGTTAGCTGCTGGTTTTTTATGCGCTACAGCATTACCTGCTTATGCAGCAAGTACTGGTGCTCAAGGGAATGTAACAACAATGACTGCACTTCCCGGTAGCACAGAACCATTTTTAACGCATGCTACACTCATTGGTGTACATGATCCAAATAGCACTATGAGTATTACGGTTGCCCTGCATCTGCAAAATCAAAGTCAATTGCAATCTTTACTGCACGATCAATATACAAAAGGATCTTCAGAATATCATCAATGGTTAAAGCCAGGAGAGTTTACTTCAAAATTTGGACCATCTGTTGCGCAATATCAAACGGTCATGAATTACTTACAATCTTCGGGCTTACACATCCAAAAAACTTACGCTAATCGAATGTTAATCGATGTGACAGGCAATACAAAAAATATTGAACAAACGTTTGGAGTTCAGATTGGCAATTATAAAGTAGGCAGCAAGAACTTTTACGCACCCCAATCATCTGTTAAGTTACCTACTCAAGTCAGTTCACTTATATCTGCTGTTATTGGATTAAGCAATTATCACCAAATGCATACTCACCTTATCATGAAACAAACGGCTACTGCCCATCAACTTACAGCGACGTCTGGTTATACGCCGAGTCAAATTGAAACGGCATATAATTATAACCCGCTATATAATGAAGGAATAAACGGATCGGGAGTTACAATTGGAATTCTAACGGCTGATACGTATAACTCAAGTGATATTGCTACATTTGACCAAGCTTATGGCCTTCCTACCCCATCTGTAACGGATGTCAATGTCGGTGGCACTCCTTCTCAAATTAATCCAGAAACCACGCTTGACCTAGAATGGTCGAGTGCTACAGCACCTGGAGCAAATGTCATTATGTACGAAGGTGCAAATTCAAGCTTAGGGACTTTTACCGATGTCTATAATGCAGCAGCTTCTGCGGATGCAGCACAGGTCCTGTCTACTAGTTGGGGTACTGCCGAATCAAATATGTCGCAGTCAGAGTTAACAGCAGACGACAATATTTTTTCTCAGATGGCTTCACAAGGTCAAAGTGTATTTGTAGCTTCTGGGGATAACGGAGCTACTGATGGAACAAGTAATCTTGCTGTTGACTATCCTTCATCAGATCCCTACGTTACAGCATGTGGAGGAACAAAGTTAATTCTCAATAGTAATGATACGATTCAAAGTGAAACAGGGTGGAGTGGTTCTGGCGGTGGACAAAGTTCAGTATGGTCTGAACCAAGTTGGCAAACTGGTGAAAACGTGCCACAAGATGGTCAGCGGCAAACTCCAGATATTGCATTGAATGCTGATCCAAATACAGGATACTCTTTCTATTACAATGGCGCTTGGAATGTGGCTGGTGGAACCAGTTTCGTAGCTCCACAAATGACTGCAACATTCGCTCTCATCGATCAAGATTTAGCCTACCAAGGATATTCTTCAATTGGTGAAGCAGATCCAAATATTTATCAAGATGCAGCCTACAACTATAACACAGATTTTAATCAAATCACTTCTGGTAATAACGGATATTATTCCTGTGGTCCTGGTTATAACAATGTGACAGGCTGGGGATCTATTAACGCGACTAACTTTGTCAATGACTTAGGATAA
- a CDS encoding urease accessory protein UreD yields the protein MSSSQKAPLKIAKPFARSDGGLTIYLMDASPGLFGGDLQTIICRIGCNSSLYLTNQSSCKIHPSHTQELSLQMQTFYIENGALFEYIPEPIVPYEGSRYEGATTLYMQTGGSAIIGEILTPGRIGRGEVFLFRKFQSTFSVYWDEQCMVWDTLVIEPMRISNRLIMGTFTHVGTLYVLSEMMNESHVVAIRKVLDSIVGIDVYAGCSALQKNGMIVRMLGNHAWRLQEVMRECHMHIRKIIFGLEAIDIRK from the coding sequence ATGAGTTCTTCACAAAAGGCACCGTTAAAAATAGCTAAGCCGTTTGCGCGATCAGATGGGGGGCTGACTATTTATTTAATGGATGCATCCCCAGGCTTATTTGGTGGAGATCTTCAGACCATTATCTGTCGCATTGGATGTAATAGCAGTCTTTATCTGACAAACCAATCATCCTGTAAAATTCATCCATCACATACACAAGAGTTAAGTCTTCAGATGCAAACGTTCTACATTGAAAATGGGGCGTTGTTTGAATATATACCTGAACCGATTGTACCATATGAAGGGAGTAGATATGAGGGAGCAACTACTCTTTACATGCAAACGGGTGGTAGTGCCATTATTGGTGAAATACTTACACCTGGACGCATTGGGAGAGGAGAGGTTTTTTTATTTCGAAAATTTCAAAGCACATTTTCAGTGTACTGGGATGAACAGTGCATGGTATGGGACACGCTTGTTATAGAGCCAATGCGCATATCAAATCGTTTAATCATGGGAACTTTTACTCATGTGGGTACTCTGTATGTTTTATCAGAAATGATGAACGAGTCACATGTAGTTGCCATTCGAAAAGTACTTGATTCTATTGTGGGAATAGATGTTTATGCTGGTTGTAGTGCTTTACAAAAGAATGGCATGATTGTCCGAATGTTAGGCAATCATGCTTGGCGATTACAAGAGGTTATGCGAGAATGCCACATGCATATTCGCAAAATAATTTTTGGACTGGAAGCCATTGATATTCGTAAATAA
- the ureG gene encoding urease accessory protein UreG gives MCEGTNHHHHHDWVVQQFPGNRPFRIGIGGPVGSGKTALVERLCAHLTERYSVAVITNDIYTKEDALILAHTGVLEQDRIIGVETGGCPHTAIREDASMNLEAISELESRFPDLDLIFLESGGDNLAAAFSPELVDVFIYVIDVAQGEKIPRKGGPGIMRSDMLVINKIDLAEFVRASLHVMESDTKKMRGERPYVMTNLYKETGVGTLVDWLVARVESGKQLSS, from the coding sequence ATGTGTGAAGGAACTAATCATCATCATCATCACGATTGGGTAGTACAACAGTTTCCAGGGAATCGGCCGTTTCGGATAGGCATTGGCGGCCCAGTGGGCTCAGGAAAAACGGCACTCGTAGAACGACTTTGTGCTCATTTAACTGAGCGTTATAGTGTGGCCGTTATAACAAATGACATCTATACGAAAGAAGACGCACTGATTCTTGCTCATACAGGGGTACTTGAACAAGATCGAATCATCGGTGTTGAAACAGGTGGGTGTCCTCATACAGCTATTCGCGAAGACGCATCAATGAATTTGGAAGCTATTTCTGAATTAGAATCTCGTTTTCCTGACCTTGACTTGATCTTTCTTGAAAGTGGTGGTGATAATCTTGCTGCAGCATTTAGCCCTGAGTTAGTGGATGTATTTATTTACGTCATTGATGTAGCTCAAGGTGAGAAGATCCCACGTAAAGGTGGCCCTGGTATTATGAGATCGGATATGCTCGTCATTAATAAGATCGATTTAGCAGAATTTGTGCGTGCTAGTCTCCATGTAATGGAGAGTGACACCAAAAAGATGAGGGGAGAACGGCCATACGTAATGACTAATCTCTATAAAGAGACCGGTGTAGGGACATTGGTTGATTGGCTTGTGGCACGTGTAGAATCTGGTAAACAACTCTCATCGTGA
- a CDS encoding ABC transporter permease, protein MIWHAFQAEFRRIFIEFRRYPTEFISSVAIMIILFYGLFLGAAYISGNSVFGNRLSDIVVSYALFSLLLTVIGDMGWSISNEAQNGTLEQLYLNRVSAKTVLFLRLIANLLINLGMTLIVLLVITYLTGRHLHFSWLDIVPLILSSIAASGLGYLVASITIIFKRTNNFLNLLQFIFLFMVMTPFTQLPGVEKNIAIIIPLAPMIGLLKQMMINHSPLFTHGDWLFWSLINASLWLTIGMLVFLRASTYARRKGMLGHY, encoded by the coding sequence TTGATATGGCATGCATTTCAGGCTGAATTTCGCCGTATTTTCATTGAGTTTAGACGTTACCCAACTGAATTTATCAGTTCTGTTGCAATTATGATCATTCTATTTTATGGATTATTTTTAGGAGCAGCCTATATTTCAGGTAATAGCGTATTTGGAAATCGATTGAGTGATATTGTCGTAAGTTATGCTCTTTTTTCCTTACTACTTACTGTCATTGGAGATATGGGTTGGTCCATTTCTAATGAAGCACAAAATGGAACATTAGAGCAGCTTTATCTAAATCGCGTTTCAGCCAAAACGGTCTTGTTTTTACGATTAATCGCTAATTTATTGATCAACTTAGGGATGACGCTGATTGTTCTTTTAGTGATTACCTATTTAACAGGGCGCCATCTTCACTTTTCTTGGCTAGACATTGTTCCATTGATTCTGTCGTCGATTGCGGCTAGTGGACTCGGCTATTTAGTAGCAAGTATCACGATCATATTTAAACGAACCAACAATTTTTTAAATCTTCTTCAGTTTATCTTTCTATTTATGGTGATGACTCCATTTACACAGTTACCTGGTGTAGAGAAAAATATTGCAATTATCATACCTTTAGCGCCCATGATAGGTTTATTAAAGCAAATGATGATTAACCATTCGCCATTATTCACACATGGTGATTGGCTATTTTGGAGTTTAATCAATGCATCACTTTGGTTAACGATTGGTATGTTGGTTTTTCTTCGCGCATCAACCTATGCACGAAGAAAAGGAATGCTTGGTCATTATTAG
- a CDS encoding urease accessory protein UreF codes for MDQAMLPLLQLADSSFPTGAFSHSFGLETALSEGTITSASDLHAWLEGFIVGSFATMEASAVYFSHSLLSDHIQDWNEIEYIDTWKEPITLLDLRMTLSKLARESRIGSVKIGRQYVRMGMQLYPDAHLQIYDQLIQSGSCFGNAAIAHGWVCSYLGVSAETAILTHLYTSVNALIQNAVRAAPIGQTQGQHILSSLFLHMEQVTSHTIAQPPAFLHLANAAILHEIQAMRHETLYSRLFMS; via the coding sequence ACAGGTGCCTTCTCTCATTCGTTTGGATTAGAAACAGCATTGTCTGAAGGTACAATTACTAGTGCAAGTGACTTACACGCTTGGTTAGAAGGTTTCATTGTAGGAAGTTTTGCGACTATGGAAGCATCAGCTGTATATTTCTCTCACTCTTTACTATCTGATCACATTCAAGACTGGAATGAGATTGAGTATATTGATACATGGAAAGAACCTATAACATTATTAGATCTACGTATGACATTATCGAAATTAGCAAGAGAATCTCGTATTGGAAGTGTAAAAATTGGTCGACAATATGTACGAATGGGCATGCAATTGTATCCTGATGCTCATTTACAGATCTATGATCAATTGATTCAATCTGGATCATGTTTTGGAAATGCAGCGATCGCTCATGGTTGGGTATGTTCTTATTTGGGGGTATCTGCAGAAACGGCAATATTGACACATCTGTATACATCAGTAAATGCACTTATTCAAAATGCAGTACGTGCTGCGCCCATAGGTCAGACGCAAGGTCAGCATATTTTGTCGAGTTTATTTTTGCATATGGAACAAGTAACTAGCCATACAATTGCACAACCACCGGCTTTTCTTCATCTTGCCAATGCAGCTATCTTGCATGAAATTCAAGCTATGCGCCATGAAACACTATACTCGCGATTATTTATGTCTTGA
- a CDS encoding glycoside hydrolase family 5 protein, with the protein MRTYSFKAGVNLGGWLSQFQKYSAKHFDTFITEVDIKRIADWGMDHIRLPIDYALLEDDNCLGVYKEEGYFYIDQCLDWCRTQGLGVILDLHRAPGYSFNTLDVNSLFSNPFIQERYVHLWESIVSRYRTLDDQLQVELLNEVVEPTSERWNRLAHKTIEAIRRIDPNRYIIFGGNHYNSIDQLSTIELVSNDDRIIYTFHFYKPHLFTHQGASWDKITREYQTSLYYPGDFREVEEYARMHPEYSSQLQDLPKYIDISYLHGLIQPAIDFTLQTGKPLYCGEYGVIDLAPLASRIAWHRDFVGILQELKIGRSCWSYKEMNFGLVNQNGIVVHEELVNIVSQR; encoded by the coding sequence ATGAGAACATACTCATTTAAGGCAGGAGTTAATTTAGGCGGATGGTTATCACAATTTCAAAAATACAGTGCTAAGCATTTTGATACATTTATTACAGAAGTAGATATCAAAAGGATTGCAGATTGGGGAATGGATCATATACGACTGCCTATCGATTATGCATTGCTCGAAGATGACAATTGTCTGGGAGTGTATAAAGAAGAAGGTTATTTTTATATTGACCAGTGTTTAGATTGGTGTAGAACGCAGGGTCTCGGTGTGATTTTGGATTTACATCGAGCACCAGGGTATAGCTTTAACACGCTTGATGTAAACTCGCTTTTTTCAAACCCGTTCATACAAGAACGATATGTGCATCTTTGGGAATCCATTGTTTCAAGATACCGCACACTCGATGATCAACTGCAAGTTGAATTACTTAATGAAGTAGTTGAACCAACGAGTGAACGTTGGAATCGACTTGCGCATAAGACTATTGAAGCCATTCGTCGTATAGATCCTAATCGATATATAATTTTTGGAGGTAATCATTACAATTCAATTGATCAATTATCTACTATCGAACTTGTATCTAATGATGATCGGATCATTTATACATTTCACTTTTATAAGCCACATCTCTTTACACATCAAGGTGCATCTTGGGATAAAATAACTCGTGAATATCAAACTTCACTTTACTATCCTGGTGATTTCAGAGAGGTTGAAGAATATGCTAGAATGCATCCTGAATATAGTTCCCAATTACAGGATTTGCCGAAGTATATTGACATATCCTATCTTCATGGTCTGATACAGCCTGCTATTGATTTTACATTGCAAACCGGAAAACCGCTCTACTGTGGTGAATATGGCGTAATTGATTTGGCACCTCTAGCGAGCAGGATCGCATGGCATCGGGATTTTGTAGGTATATTGCAGGAATTAAAGATCGGGCGTTCCTGTTGGTCGTACAAAGAGATGAATTTTGGACTCGTCAATCAAAATGGCATTGTCGTACATGAGGAACTCGTGAACATTGTAAGTCAGCGGTAA
- a CDS encoding metalloregulator ArsR/SmtB family transcription factor: MHQEENHILVQFLKVLADESRLRILGLLVNQEANVEELAAYLNLKPPTVSHHLNRLRELGIVEMRIDGNVHFYRFLSDSLTNVHLMLTPEKLSQMTEDIQEDAWERKVLRDFLSGEELKEIPASRKKRLIVLTWLAGKFDMGTRYAESEVNERIKRHHPDFSTLKRELVGHQLMERKNNVYWRLKS, from the coding sequence ATGCATCAAGAAGAAAATCACATTCTCGTCCAATTTCTTAAGGTGTTAGCTGATGAAAGTCGTTTGCGCATTCTTGGACTTTTGGTGAATCAAGAAGCTAACGTAGAGGAATTAGCCGCCTATCTCAACCTTAAGCCACCCACTGTCTCGCATCATTTGAATCGTTTGCGAGAACTCGGAATCGTCGAGATGCGCATAGATGGCAATGTTCATTTTTATCGATTTTTATCGGATAGTTTAACCAATGTACATCTCATGTTGACACCCGAAAAACTATCCCAAATGACAGAAGATATTCAGGAAGATGCGTGGGAACGCAAAGTATTGCGGGATTTTTTGAGTGGTGAAGAACTAAAAGAAATTCCAGCAAGTCGTAAAAAACGACTTATTGTGCTTACGTGGTTAGCAGGTAAATTTGATATGGGCACTCGCTATGCAGAATCAGAAGTTAATGAAAGAATTAAACGTCATCACCCTGATTTTTCAACCTTAAAGAGAGAATTGGTTGGTCATCAACTGATGGAACGTAAAAATAATGTATACTGGAGACTAAAATCTTAG
- a CDS encoding nitric oxide synthase oxygenase, with amino-acid sequence MQLYEEAKEFIMTCYDELGKSLDETTYRLTLIKDAIEREGTYELTYEELEHGARMAWRNNNRCIGRLFWQSLKVFDERKLLTTNDIASALYRHIEYATNFGRIRPTITVFHSKVRVWNHQLIRYAGYESELCVIGDPQSVPFTRVCEDLGWKGKGTPFDVLPLVIQVNEEPPQWFSIPESLVLEINIIHPDIPSFQSLGLKWYSVPMIADMTLDIGGLIFQAAPFNGWYMETEIGARNLADSNRYNMLPKVASLLGLNMKTEASLWKDRALLELNTAVLYSFKEQGVMIVDHHTAAKQFERFEQMEKDEERKVTGDWTWLIPPVSPATTHIFHSHYDNVVVKPNYFSQKNPF; translated from the coding sequence ATGCAACTTTACGAGGAAGCTAAGGAGTTCATTATGACTTGCTATGATGAACTTGGTAAAAGTCTGGACGAAACTACATATAGATTAACTCTGATAAAGGATGCTATTGAACGAGAAGGAACTTATGAACTTACATATGAAGAGCTGGAACATGGGGCAAGAATGGCTTGGAGAAATAATAATCGATGCATAGGACGTTTATTTTGGCAATCACTCAAAGTATTTGATGAGCGAAAATTACTAACTACTAATGATATAGCATCTGCACTATATCGACATATCGAGTATGCAACTAATTTTGGCAGAATACGTCCTACAATTACTGTATTTCATTCAAAAGTGCGTGTATGGAATCATCAACTGATACGCTATGCAGGATATGAATCTGAGCTTTGCGTCATTGGAGATCCCCAATCTGTGCCGTTTACTCGTGTTTGTGAGGATTTAGGGTGGAAGGGGAAAGGCACACCGTTTGATGTACTACCATTAGTGATACAAGTTAATGAAGAGCCACCCCAATGGTTTTCCATCCCTGAATCATTGGTTTTGGAAATCAATATTATTCATCCGGATATACCATCTTTTCAATCATTGGGACTTAAATGGTACTCTGTCCCGATGATAGCTGATATGACATTGGATATAGGTGGGCTAATCTTTCAAGCAGCACCATTCAATGGATGGTATATGGAAACGGAAATTGGTGCTCGTAATTTAGCGGATTCAAATCGTTATAACATGTTACCAAAAGTTGCGTCTCTTTTAGGTCTCAATATGAAAACAGAGGCATCCTTATGGAAAGATAGAGCTTTACTTGAATTAAACACTGCTGTTTTGTATTCATTTAAGGAACAAGGTGTGATGATCGTTGATCATCACACTGCTGCGAAGCAGTTTGAACGGTTTGAACAGATGGAAAAAGATGAGGAACGTAAAGTTACAGGAGATTGGACTTGGCTAATTCCTCCTGTATCCCCTGCAACCACTCATATATTTCATAGCCATTATGACAATGTAGTTGTTAAGCCTAACTACTTTTCGCAAAAAAATCCTTTTTGA
- a CDS encoding methylated-DNA--[protein]-cysteine S-methyltransferase, with protein sequence MITSSISVYWGSFVHDEWSFYLATTEQGLCFLTLPNETFQTMEHWVKKHISRPVLIHDDNKIAFYSSQIIEYLKGDRKVFSCPLDPHGTSFQKKVWLSLIQIPFGELRSYSDVAASINHTTAVRAVGTACGANPIPIIIPCHRVIGKNHTLTGYRGGIPMKARLLTLEGEDI encoded by the coding sequence ATGATCACTTCATCCATCTCTGTGTACTGGGGTTCTTTCGTACATGACGAGTGGTCTTTTTATCTAGCAACAACAGAACAAGGTCTTTGTTTTCTCACTTTACCCAATGAAACCTTTCAAACAATGGAGCATTGGGTAAAGAAACATATTTCAAGGCCCGTTTTAATTCATGATGACAATAAGATAGCATTCTATAGTAGCCAAATTATTGAGTATTTAAAAGGAGATCGCAAAGTATTTAGCTGCCCACTTGATCCTCATGGTACTTCATTTCAAAAAAAGGTTTGGTTATCATTGATCCAAATTCCATTTGGTGAACTTAGGAGTTATTCTGATGTTGCAGCAAGTATCAACCATACTACTGCTGTCAGAGCAGTTGGAACAGCATGCGGTGCCAACCCTATTCCTATCATCATTCCCTGCCATCGTGTAATTGGAAAAAATCATACGTTAACCGGATACCGTGGTGGGATACCTATGAAAGCTCGTTTATTGACTTTAGAAGGTGAAGATATCTAG